The following proteins come from a genomic window of Asterias amurensis chromosome 15, ASM3211899v1:
- the LOC139947935 gene encoding adenylate kinase isoenzyme 5-like has product MASRDDTKTYLSKREIPQLFESLMTGLMYHKPGDHVDYMLECLTKIKGTQQGDGVRWNTFVDEVKGQAPLPPINTTPAAPALEREPTFTTEVPLGMKRSSPLPPIATSPSVTTVKQFPFPNIRFIFVLGGPGSSKREHCHRLADRYKGYLHISVGNLLRRKFRKYPQDDKWKMLADVVSSGQLIPNETALDLVQKKIDSKAAKHPDILGFIIEGFPRSVEQVQAFEKQFGSADVALFLMCDEMRLKNRLEKRMKESDRADDTDAAISNRLSNFKEGATSVAQHFENKGLLETVNCDRDVDEVFYDISKLIDSRFFTPHPEAAKDSVELGIIGKSVSPLPPIQTDVNTEPSIVDKTEAEKEALGAEALAMMDEQNKAEEEAKTEEPPKEDVDSQDQPATKEDEEVKPEVVEEPVMKEEAEVCGDKGRDLELDQPAVVEEAVTKDESEVLGDKGVPVTDETADAAEPEKESAENVQLNNTAADKLKQCKIIFVVGGPGSGKGTQCEKLVATYGFTHLSSGDLLRAEVKSGSERGQKLTAIMENGDLVPQETVLELLKENMLAKAETSTGFLIDGYPREVQQGVEFEKQIAECTCALYFELSDEIMTQRLLKRAETSGRVDDNEETIKKRLTTFHNATKPVVDYYEEKNKIIKVSAEGDPDSIFTAVQSALQERGVEAKTIEKEAEPTGKEAEPTQKEAEPKEKETEEKRQRFIFVVGGPGSGKKEVAKKIAAQYKLVHLSAGELLRSFSELEAQESKDVAKLILAGSLVPQEVILKVMQDEVQKNSEADGFVVDGFPRTVEQAESFVSEFGYIEGALFLEGTREELITNVTSRAETSGRSDDSLDVSNAKLDAYEASAPSVIEHFEKLKKAVKKELSFKDAADDVNALTEVLDAFKISDK; this is encoded by the exons ATGGCATCCAGAGATGATACCAAGACGTATTTGTCAAAACGGGAAATTCCGCAGTTATTTGAG AGTCTTATGACTGGATTGATGTACCATAAGCCAGGCGACCATGTGGATTATATGCTGGAATGCCTGACCAAGATTAAAGGCACACAGCAAGGTGATGGAGTTCGCTGGAATACATTTGTtgatgaggtcaaaggtcaggctCCCTTGCCACCCATTAATACAACCCCAGCTGCTCCAGCGTTGGAACGTGAACCTACATTCACTACAG AGGTACCATTAGGAATGAAGCGTTCCAGTCCACTGCCTCCAATTGCTACGTCACCATCGGTAACCACTGTCAAACAGTTCCCTTTCCCTAACATCAGGTTCATCTTTGTTCTTG GTGGCCCAGGTAGCAGTAAGAGGGAGCACTGTCACAGACTGGCCGACAGGTATAAGGGATACCTACACATTTCTGTTGGTAACTTACTGCGACGCAAGTTTAGGAAGTACCCCCAAGATGATAAGTGGAAGATGCTGGCTGATGTTGTGTCCAGTGGGCAGCTTATTCCCAAT GAAACGGCGCTTGACTTGGTGCAGAAAAAGATCGACAGTAAAGCAGCCAAGCATCCAGACATCCTGGGATTTATCATAGAGGGGTTCCCCCGGAGTGTGGAACAAGTGCAAGcatttgagaaacaa TTTGGTTCGGCAGATGTTGCCTTGTTCTTGATGTGTGATGAGATGAGACTAAAGAACCGTCTTGAGAAACGGATGAAAGAAAGTGACCGAGCTGACGACACAGATGCTGCTATCTCTAACAGGTTGTCCAATTTCAAGGAAGGTGCAACGTCAGTTGCTCAACACTTTGAGAACAAGGGACTTTTAGAAACG GTCAACTGTGATCGTGATGTTGATGAAGTTTTCTACGACATCTCTAAACTAATTGATTCACGTTTCTTCACACCACACCCTGAAGCTGCAAAAGACA GTGTTGAACTTGGAATAATTGGTAAATCAGTAAGCCCACTCCCACCAATCCAGACAGACGTAAATACTGAGCCAAGCATTGTGGATAAGACAGAAGCAGAG AAAGAAGCGCTTGGTGCTGAGGCGTTGGCGATGATGGATGAACAGAACAAGGCTGAAGAAG aagCCAAGACAGAGGAACCACCAAAGGAAGACGTAGATTCCCAAGATCAACCAGCCACAAAGGAGGATGAAGAAGTTAAACCAGAAG TTGTTGAAGAACCAGTCATGAAAGAGGAAGCAGAAGTATGTGGAGATAAAGGACGAGATTTGGAACTAGACCAACCAGCTG TTGTTGAAGAGGCAGTGACCAAAGATGAATCTGAAGTTTTGGGTGACAAGGGAGTCCCAGTAACCGATGAAACAGCAG atgCAGCTGAACCAGAAAAAGAATCGGCAGAAAATGTGCAACTCAACAACACTGCAG cTGACAAGCTCAAACAGTGCAAGATCATTTTTGTTGTCGGCGGACCAGGCTCAGGCAAAGGTACACAGTGTGAAAAACTTGTCGCAACCTACGGCTTTACGCATTTGTCATCTGGTGACCTTTTGAGAGCAGAGGTCAAATCAGGGTCGGAGAGAGGTCAGAAGCTAACAGCCATCATGGAAAATGGGGACCTCGTTCCACAG GAGACTGTTCTTGAGTTGCTGAAGGAGAACATGTTAGCCAAAGCAGAGACTTCAACTGGGTTCCTTATTGATGGCTACCCTAGGGAGGTCCAGCAAGGAGTAGAATTTGAAAAACAG ATTGCTGAGTGCACATGTGCCTTGTATTTTGAGTTGTCTGATGAGATAATGACACAAAGGTTATTGAAACGAGCTGAGACAAGCGGTCGAGTAGACGACAATGAAGAGACCATCAAGAAGAGATTGACGACTTTCCACAATGCTACAAAGCCTGTTGTCGATTACTACGAAGAAAAGAACAAGATTATTAAG GTTTCAGCTGAGGGTGATCCAGACAGTATATTCACAGCAGTGCAGAGTGCCTTACAGGAGCGTGGTGTGGAGGCAAAAACCATAGAGAAAGAGGCAGAACCCACAGGGAAAGAGGCAGAACCCACACAGAAGGAGGCAGAACCCAAGGAGAAGGAAACAGAAGAGAAACGACAacgatttatttttgttgtcg GTGGCCCTGGCTCTGGAAAGAAAGAAGTAGCAAAGAAGATAGCTGCCCAATACAAACTTGTACACCTCTCAGCTGGTGAGCTCTTGAGATCCTTCTCCGAACTCGAGGCCCAGGAGAGCAAAGATGTTGCCAAGCTCATCCTGGCAGGTAGTCTGGTGCCTCAAGAGGTTATATTGAAAGTGATGCAAGACGAGGTGCAGAAGAACTCTGAGGCTGATGGGTTTGTAGTCGACGGGTTTCCAAGGACGGTTGAGCAGGCTGAGTCGTTTGTTAGCGAG TTTGGATACATTGAGGGCGCTCTATTCCTTGAAGGAACGCGTGAAGAGCTTATTACCAACGTCACATCGAGAGCAGAGACAAGTGGACGATCTGATGACAGTTTGGATGTCAGTAATGCCAAGTTAGATGCTTATGAGGCTAGTGCACCCTCTGttattgagcattttgaaaaattgaaGAAAGCAGTCAAGAAAGAG CTCTCCTTCAAAGATGCTGCAGATGATGTCAACGCCCTCACTGAAGTCTTAGATGCTTTCAAGATATCAGACAAGTAG